The following are encoded together in the Bacteroidota bacterium genome:
- a CDS encoding DUF485 domain-containing protein: MDHGPAVELGVDLASKKKTKLGIWLFILYTIVYGIFVAIGVANYEAMSNLVLGNQNLAVVFGFGLIVLAIVMGLIYNWLCTGYENKMNKED, translated from the coding sequence ATGGATCACGGACCAGCAGTTGAACTCGGTGTAGACCTTGCATCGAAGAAAAAAACAAAGCTTGGAATATGGCTTTTCATTCTGTACACCATAGTGTATGGGATTTTTGTAGCAATTGGTGTTGCAAATTATGAGGCAATGAGCAATTTAGTATTAGGAAACCAAAATCTGGCAGTTGTGTTTGGATTTGGATTGATTGTCTTGGCAATCGTTATGGGACTGATATATAATTGGTTATGCACAGGTTACGAAAACAAAATGAATAAGGAGGACTAA
- a CDS encoding M28 family peptidase, whose translation MKFFYSKLSLLIAFLCLTTACNTSKVQTNLSDVQRIEKDLTTITKTKESRDYLHVETLDFVAQYIYNEFAKNCDTVFFQSYQVEGKTYKNVIGRINTDNPKKIVCGAHYDVCGEQEGADDNGSGIVGILELSRIIPKASISYQLEFVAYTLEEPPFFNTQFMGSYVHAKSLYDQKELIEGMICLEMIGYFDDAKNSQDYPLNFLKFIYGNKGDFITIVQKFGNGKFGRKFKRKMKSQHLLKTKSFKAPASMAGIDLSDHYNYWDFGYSALMITNTAFNRNKNYHRATDKMETLDLNRMKLVIDEVCLSLVEF comes from the coding sequence ATGAAATTTTTCTACTCGAAATTGTCCTTACTAATAGCTTTCCTTTGCTTGACCACAGCTTGCAATACATCAAAAGTTCAAACAAACCTATCTGATGTTCAACGAATTGAAAAGGACTTAACCACCATAACCAAAACAAAGGAAAGTCGGGATTATCTGCATGTGGAAACACTTGATTTTGTAGCTCAATATATTTATAATGAGTTTGCTAAAAATTGCGATACGGTGTTTTTTCAAAGCTATCAGGTAGAAGGAAAAACCTATAAAAATGTGATTGGCAGAATAAATACGGACAATCCAAAAAAAATTGTTTGTGGAGCACATTATGACGTTTGTGGAGAGCAGGAAGGAGCCGATGATAATGGCAGTGGAATTGTTGGCATTTTAGAGCTCAGCCGTATTATTCCAAAAGCATCCATTAGCTACCAGCTAGAATTTGTTGCTTATACACTCGAAGAGCCACCTTTTTTCAACACACAGTTTATGGGGAGTTATGTACATGCTAAATCGCTGTATGATCAGAAAGAACTAATTGAAGGAATGATTTGTTTGGAAATGATTGGCTATTTTGATGATGCAAAAAATTCACAAGATTACCCACTTAACTTTCTAAAATTTATTTACGGCAATAAAGGAGATTTTATTACCATTGTCCAAAAATTTGGTAATGGGAAATTTGGCAGAAAATTTAAGCGAAAAATGAAAAGCCAGCATCTGCTGAAAACAAAATCATTCAAAGCACCAGCTAGCATGGCTGGAATTGATTTATCAGATCATTATAACTATTGGGATTTTGGCTACAGTGCACTGATGATAACCAATACAGCCTTTAATAGAAACAAGAATTATCATAGAGCAACGGATAAAATGGAAACGCTCGACTTAAATAGAATGAAGTTGGTTATTGATGAAGTTTGCCTTTCTTTGGTCGAATTCTAA
- a CDS encoding metallophosphoesterase → MKLAILTDIHEDYEGLKFALRKIEKKKCDQIICLGDISGFSVPHYKHFSSRDAHRSLQLIRDYCEIIIVGNHDLNAIKRIPIITDQFHYPKNWFSMNYHEKKAISKDMVWLYDHDELSPLYTDDDIAFLSKLPEYHILEDKEHQILFSHYIFPNLTGSSKKFFDKMKDYDEHFSFMRDKECQFSFCGHAHIPGGQIQSKSKKLKRLKSQDSKNEMICIQCPPLVNTNRFGEFTIFDTESMKLEFLKI, encoded by the coding sequence ATGAAATTAGCAATACTAACTGATATACATGAAGATTATGAAGGGCTGAAGTTTGCTCTACGCAAAATAGAAAAGAAAAAATGTGATCAAATTATTTGTTTGGGAGATATTTCCGGTTTTAGCGTTCCACACTACAAGCATTTTAGTTCAAGAGATGCTCATCGTTCGCTACAATTAATACGTGATTACTGCGAAATAATAATAGTAGGAAATCATGATTTAAATGCCATAAAACGCATTCCTATTATCACCGACCAATTCCATTATCCGAAGAATTGGTTTAGTATGAATTATCATGAGAAGAAAGCAATTTCAAAGGATATGGTGTGGCTCTATGATCATGATGAATTATCGCCTTTGTATACCGATGATGATATTGCGTTTTTATCAAAATTACCCGAATATCATATACTTGAAGACAAAGAACATCAAATTTTATTCTCACATTATATTTTCCCGAATTTAACTGGTAGTTCAAAAAAATTCTTCGATAAAATGAAAGACTATGATGAACATTTTAGTTTTATGCGGGATAAAGAATGTCAATTTAGCTTTTGTGGACATGCGCATATTCCAGGAGGACAAATACAGTCCAAAAGCAAGAAACTAAAAAGGCTAAAATCACAAGATTCAAAAAATGAAATGATTTGTATTCAGTGTCCCCCATTGGTTAATACCAATAGATTTGGAGAATTTACCATTTTTGACACTGAATCAATGAAACTAGAGTTTTTAAAGATTTAA
- a CDS encoding acyl-CoA dehydrogenase — protein sequence MINFSLTNEQVAIQEKYRDFSERWIKPNALKYDKLAEFPWEVVKAAYNEGIVNGPMPDQFGGNGYSIYEGALASEELGAGCIGIGICIDANTLALTPMFLAANDAQQKKWFGRIIEEKGVAAYALTEPNAGSDVAGIKSSAILTGDKYILNGHKRFITNAEVSTFMTVFALTDPSRGARSLTAFVVPTNSPGVEIKPLLQKMGQKASVQNEIIFTDVEVPVENRLGDEGYGFVIAMKTFDRTRTGVAALSVGAARTAFEVSRDWAKNRIQFGKPIAAQQAVAFMLADMATDLEVARLITHKAAWAYDTQQKGFSLLSAMSKLRASDLAMKIATDAVQVMGGDGYSTEFGIEKIMRDVKLCQIYEGTNQVQRVVISKAILK from the coding sequence ATGATTAATTTTTCACTGACAAACGAACAAGTTGCAATACAGGAAAAGTACAGGGATTTTTCAGAAAGATGGATTAAACCGAATGCATTAAAATATGATAAACTGGCTGAATTCCCCTGGGAAGTTGTTAAAGCTGCTTATAATGAGGGAATTGTTAATGGCCCTATGCCTGACCAATTTGGCGGGAATGGATATAGTATTTATGAAGGAGCATTGGCCTCTGAAGAATTAGGTGCTGGCTGTATTGGTATTGGCATTTGTATAGATGCAAACACATTGGCATTAACCCCAATGTTTTTGGCTGCAAACGATGCTCAACAAAAAAAATGGTTTGGTCGTATTATCGAAGAAAAAGGTGTTGCCGCTTATGCACTTACTGAGCCTAATGCAGGTTCTGATGTAGCAGGGATCAAATCTTCAGCTATTCTCACAGGAGATAAGTATATTTTAAATGGACACAAACGTTTTATTACGAATGCTGAGGTGTCAACTTTTATGACAGTTTTTGCTCTAACCGATCCTTCAAGAGGAGCAAGAAGCTTAACTGCATTTGTTGTTCCAACTAATTCCCCAGGTGTTGAAATAAAGCCTTTACTGCAGAAAATGGGACAAAAAGCATCTGTTCAAAATGAAATAATTTTCACCGATGTTGAAGTTCCTGTTGAGAACAGGTTGGGCGATGAAGGATATGGATTTGTAATTGCCATGAAAACTTTTGACAGAACCCGTACAGGTGTTGCTGCCTTAAGTGTTGGTGCCGCAAGAACTGCTTTTGAAGTTTCAAGAGATTGGGCAAAAAATCGCATCCAATTTGGAAAACCAATTGCTGCTCAACAAGCAGTTGCTTTTATGCTGGCTGATATGGCTACCGATTTAGAAGTAGCACGATTGATTACACATAAAGCTGCTTGGGCATACGATACACAACAAAAAGGATTTAGTTTATTATCGGCCATGTCGAAATTGAGAGCATCTGATTTAGCCATGAAAATAGCTACTGATGCTGTTCAGGTTATGGGTGGTGATGGCTATTCTACAGAATTTGGTATAGAAAAAATTATGCGTGATGTAAAACTTTGCCAGATTTATGAAGGAACCAACCAGGTACAGCGGGTGGTGATTTCTAAAGCTATTTTAAAATAA
- a CDS encoding CBS domain-containing protein, whose translation MSTKGLRQIFLNIIIPSIIAIILFIVTIYAFIIPTFEKNMLGSKKEMIKELTNTAWSIVNEFQLEYSDSLISLETAKAFAAAKVKNMRYGNDQKDYFWITDMQPLMVMHPYREELNNQDLKNYQDPQGKRVFIEAVSIVKRSNEGYFEYMWQWKDDSTKIVDKLSYVKGYKPWNWVIGTGVYVEDVKAEISSLEKKLLRISFLITIFIIILLVYIIRQSLIIENKRSTAEQNLRISRERYKSLVEAATEGTLMIIDDKIVFSNKKLNSMLGYPVIVFEKLSFNELFNTKWDDILPLFSDIENSITIETSLNRFDGKTMEVVLALSKVKFDGQNGFIVIVKDVSKQKKIDKAKGDLTQELQTSLMLMNQPIKHFIKSFIKCDINHTAYIAAELMSRKKKNVIFVAQDDLIIGVVNDSDLRQRILAKGLDPETSVGQIMTSPIKSIQDHVLLYEAMLVFNTENISHLAVKNHLGKIIGIISNEDILNLHRNSLSYLVREIQNTEDIEQMRKIQERIPVLVNALINSGAKTQNITRIISSIADSMTERLITLGIEECGPPPCQFAFIAMGSEGRMEQTLATDQDNAIILENLEGEKLEEANAYFSRFATKLNKNLDYVGYNYCKGNVMAKNPTYRQPIKTWKGYFTKWIKNSDPQSIIDASIFFDFRFIYGEQSLVDQLRDHIAKLVPKQSAFFYHMALSIINFKSPSSLTSFNVKEALLPFIGFVKIYSLQNNIAETNSLARLESLLSLEIIKKQTFDELVFSYDFLMLLRFRFQVNSIMNHENPGNEISGDQLTDIEKATLKKIFSELSSIQSKLSFDFKGSSI comes from the coding sequence ATGTCAACAAAAGGTCTGAGGCAAATATTTTTGAATATCATAATTCCAAGTATCATTGCTATCATTTTATTTATTGTCACTATCTATGCTTTCATCATTCCAACTTTTGAAAAAAACATGCTGGGAAGCAAAAAGGAAATGATTAAAGAACTCACCAATACAGCCTGGAGCATAGTGAATGAGTTTCAATTAGAATATTCAGATTCGCTCATTAGCTTAGAAACGGCCAAAGCATTTGCTGCTGCAAAAGTTAAAAACATGCGATACGGAAACGATCAAAAAGATTATTTCTGGATTACAGATATGCAGCCTCTGATGGTTATGCACCCTTATAGAGAAGAACTTAATAATCAGGACCTCAAAAACTACCAAGATCCACAAGGAAAAAGAGTTTTTATTGAAGCAGTTAGTATTGTTAAACGATCGAATGAAGGATACTTTGAATATATGTGGCAATGGAAAGATGATTCAACAAAAATTGTCGACAAATTATCTTATGTAAAAGGATATAAACCTTGGAATTGGGTAATTGGTACAGGCGTTTATGTGGAAGATGTGAAAGCTGAAATTTCCTCGCTGGAGAAGAAACTATTACGTATTTCATTCCTCATAACAATTTTTATCATTATCCTTTTAGTTTATATAATCCGGCAGAGCTTGATAATTGAAAACAAGAGAAGTACAGCTGAGCAAAATTTAAGAATTTCAAGAGAAAGGTACAAATCTTTGGTGGAAGCAGCAACAGAAGGAACCTTAATGATTATTGATGACAAGATCGTTTTTTCCAATAAGAAACTTAACAGCATGCTTGGATATCCTGTTATTGTTTTTGAGAAACTGAGTTTTAATGAGCTGTTTAATACCAAATGGGACGATATTCTTCCGCTATTTTCGGATATAGAAAATTCAATCACAATAGAAACATCACTTAATCGATTTGATGGAAAAACGATGGAAGTTGTTTTGGCCCTATCAAAAGTAAAATTTGATGGACAAAATGGTTTTATTGTTATTGTTAAAGATGTATCTAAACAAAAGAAAATAGATAAAGCCAAAGGAGACCTGACACAGGAGCTTCAGACTTCATTGATGTTAATGAATCAACCTATCAAACATTTTATCAAATCTTTCATTAAATGTGACATTAATCATACGGCCTATATCGCAGCTGAATTGATGTCCAGAAAAAAGAAGAATGTAATTTTTGTTGCACAGGATGATCTGATAATTGGTGTGGTAAACGATAGTGATCTTCGCCAGCGTATTTTGGCAAAAGGACTTGATCCTGAGACCTCAGTTGGTCAAATCATGACATCTCCCATAAAAAGCATACAAGATCATGTGCTACTTTATGAAGCCATGCTTGTTTTTAACACTGAAAACATATCTCACTTGGCTGTTAAAAACCATTTGGGGAAAATAATTGGCATTATTAGCAATGAGGATATTTTGAATCTACATCGAAATAGCTTAAGCTATTTGGTTCGGGAAATTCAGAATACTGAAGATATAGAGCAAATGAGAAAAATACAGGAAAGGATTCCTGTGTTGGTAAATGCACTCATTAACAGCGGTGCAAAAACTCAAAATATTACCAGAATAATTAGTTCCATAGCAGATTCCATGACAGAGCGCTTAATTACACTTGGTATTGAAGAATGCGGCCCTCCACCCTGCCAGTTTGCATTTATTGCTATGGGAAGTGAAGGGCGAATGGAACAAACATTAGCTACTGATCAAGACAATGCAATTATTCTGGAAAACCTTGAAGGAGAAAAACTAGAAGAAGCAAATGCCTATTTCAGTCGATTTGCAACTAAACTGAATAAAAACCTTGATTATGTAGGCTATAATTATTGCAAGGGAAATGTAATGGCTAAAAACCCTACCTATAGGCAACCTATTAAAACATGGAAAGGCTATTTTACAAAATGGATAAAAAATAGCGACCCACAAAGTATAATTGATGCGAGCATATTTTTTGATTTCCGCTTTATTTATGGAGAGCAGTCTTTAGTCGATCAATTGAGAGATCATATAGCGAAATTAGTTCCCAAGCAATCTGCCTTCTTTTATCACATGGCTTTATCAATTATTAATTTTAAAAGTCCGAGCAGTTTAACATCATTCAATGTCAAAGAAGCACTCCTCCCTTTTATTGGTTTTGTAAAAATATACAGTCTACAAAACAACATAGCCGAAACCAATTCGCTAGCTCGCCTCGAGAGTTTATTATCATTGGAAATAATCAAGAAACAAACCTTCGATGAATTGGTTTTTTCATACGATTTTCTGATGCTATTACGTTTCAGATTTCAGGTAAACTCTATCATGAATCATGAAAATCCGGGAAATGAAATATCTGGAGATCAATTAACGGATATAGAAAAAGCAACTTTGAAAAAAATATTTTCAGAATTGTCAAGCATACAGTCGAAATTGAGTTTTGATTTCAAGGGAT
- a CDS encoding radical SAM protein encodes MKPKLPFIVFELTRNCNLNCMYCYNHWKVDESKEYQETTFKQAKKTLKQLFKLVDTENISLSGGEPFLLKKLPELILFLRLKKKNVNIISNGTIISKDNLQNINHLGIGAIEFPLHSHIAEHHDLMTRNQGSWQKSLNSIEHALKVGINIVSVIILTKFNYRDIEETILFHKQIGIKQIMLNRFNIGGNGINDLEKLNLNPHELNQTLKKADRLAIKEGVRVTSNVCTPMCLVKPDDFQHIRFTHCSSDIKKMPITLELNGDLRICNHSPLVFGNIFQDEIIDLLANPEIQPWANKQPEICKGCNLYSTCMGGCRAAALQFFGDAKRADPYFELYQNEQTNSFKKNSLLMD; translated from the coding sequence TTGAAACCGAAGCTCCCATTTATTGTATTTGAACTAACACGAAATTGCAATCTTAATTGCATGTATTGTTACAACCATTGGAAAGTAGATGAATCAAAAGAATACCAGGAAACGACTTTCAAACAGGCAAAAAAAACGCTTAAGCAGCTATTCAAACTTGTTGACACAGAAAATATTAGCCTGAGTGGTGGCGAACCATTCCTTTTGAAAAAACTCCCTGAACTTATACTTTTCCTACGCTTAAAAAAAAAGAATGTCAATATTATTAGCAATGGGACTATAATATCAAAAGATAATCTTCAAAATATCAATCATCTCGGAATTGGGGCTATCGAATTTCCATTGCATTCTCATATCGCAGAGCATCATGATCTAATGACCAGAAATCAAGGTAGCTGGCAAAAATCATTGAACTCAATTGAGCATGCACTGAAGGTTGGAATAAATATCGTCAGTGTAATTATTCTTACCAAATTCAATTATCGGGATATCGAAGAAACTATATTGTTTCATAAACAGATCGGGATTAAGCAAATAATGCTTAATCGCTTCAATATTGGTGGAAACGGAATCAACGATTTGGAAAAACTGAACTTAAATCCTCATGAACTGAATCAAACGCTAAAAAAAGCAGATAGACTTGCCATAAAAGAAGGAGTTCGAGTTACATCAAACGTTTGTACTCCAATGTGTTTGGTTAAACCTGATGACTTCCAACATATTCGATTTACACATTGTTCATCAGATATTAAAAAAATGCCTATAACACTCGAATTAAATGGTGATTTACGAATTTGTAATCACTCACCTCTTGTATTTGGTAATATTTTTCAAGATGAAATAATTGATTTATTAGCTAATCCTGAAATTCAGCCATGGGCAAATAAACAACCTGAGATTTGTAAAGGCTGTAATTTATACAGCACTTGTATGGGTGGTTGCCGGGCAGCAGCTTTGCAATTTTTTGGAGATGCAAAGCGGGCAGATCCTTATTTTGAATTATACCAAAATGAGCAAACAAATAGCTTTAAAAAAAATTCACTACTAATGGATTAG
- a CDS encoding cation acetate symporter, which produces MIYGFSLLAIVLFCVFVLIVLGLSFYFGSKTKSSSSYFAAGGTIHWAVNGIAFAGDYLSAASFLGICGMIAFVGYDGFLYSIGYLAGWIVALFLVAEPLKRLGKFTFTDALDSKFNSKAIQLTAAISTLIVSIFYLIPQMVGAGTLVEPLLGLPHWVGVVLVGAIVIFIVATAGMTSTTYVQFIKGGLLIIFSTILTIYIFNNGLNLKPDQKDIDYHEFVTLTPIDMQGYTEITTIEEGGKVLAKLEKDGVFRWFTKEDDIYFEALSITHVAGGEKLFNGEPKENGKFFQVGHMNKIIMDGEEVGSTGKLGPFKFLSVMNSSELVRFIKVKFKDGPNEITAFYQKITPGREMLIPGLKFKIGKGATPLSKLNFISLMLALFLGTASLPHILIRYYTVPSQKDARKSTIVAISAIGFFYILTLFMGLGAATHGVLNMDDGNMSGPLLAKAFGIGLFAIISAIAFATILGTVSGLIVASSGAIAHDLIDRYMGKQLTDDAKVRAGKIAAFAVGCVAIVLGILFRGMNVSFLVGWAFAVAASANLPAILMLLFWKKTTAKGIASSIVVGIISALGIIITGPTISKQFFGTDGLHGLDAPAIISFTLALLTLIVVSLFTQKDNKDLVQGTP; this is translated from the coding sequence ATGATATACGGATTTTCATTATTAGCGATTGTTCTATTTTGTGTTTTTGTATTAATTGTATTGGGATTATCCTTTTACTTCGGATCAAAAACCAAATCTTCAAGTAGCTATTTTGCTGCTGGCGGAACTATTCATTGGGCAGTAAACGGAATTGCCTTTGCTGGTGATTATTTATCAGCAGCTTCCTTTCTTGGTATTTGTGGTATGATAGCCTTTGTTGGATATGATGGATTTTTATATTCTATTGGTTACCTCGCAGGTTGGATAGTAGCACTATTCCTCGTTGCTGAACCATTAAAGCGTTTAGGTAAATTTACATTTACCGATGCTTTGGATTCAAAATTCAATTCAAAAGCTATTCAGCTTACAGCTGCAATTAGTACACTTATCGTTTCTATTTTCTATTTGATTCCTCAAATGGTTGGTGCAGGTACATTAGTAGAGCCCTTATTAGGCTTGCCTCACTGGGTTGGTGTTGTTTTAGTTGGTGCAATCGTTATCTTTATTGTTGCAACAGCCGGTATGACTTCCACTACTTATGTCCAGTTTATTAAAGGTGGTTTGTTGATTATTTTCTCAACTATCCTGACTATTTACATCTTTAACAATGGACTTAATTTAAAGCCAGATCAAAAAGATATAGATTATCATGAATTTGTTACTTTAACGCCTATTGATATGCAGGGTTATACAGAAATAACCACCATTGAAGAAGGCGGAAAAGTTTTGGCCAAATTAGAGAAAGATGGCGTTTTCCGTTGGTTTACAAAGGAAGATGATATTTATTTCGAAGCTCTTTCAATTACGCATGTTGCAGGTGGAGAAAAACTATTTAATGGTGAACCAAAAGAAAACGGTAAGTTTTTTCAGGTAGGTCATATGAATAAAATCATTATGGATGGTGAAGAGGTTGGCTCAACAGGCAAACTTGGTCCATTTAAGTTTTTAAGTGTCATGAATTCCAGTGAACTTGTTCGATTTATAAAAGTTAAATTTAAGGATGGCCCAAATGAAATAACAGCTTTCTATCAAAAAATAACGCCTGGTAGAGAAATGTTAATTCCTGGACTTAAGTTCAAAATTGGAAAAGGTGCCACACCACTATCAAAACTGAATTTCATTTCATTGATGTTAGCCTTATTCCTTGGAACTGCATCCTTACCTCATATTCTGATTCGCTATTACACAGTTCCTAGTCAGAAAGATGCCAGAAAATCAACAATTGTCGCAATTAGTGCAATTGGATTTTTCTACATTTTAACTCTATTTATGGGATTAGGAGCAGCTACACATGGTGTATTAAATATGGATGATGGTAATATGTCGGGACCACTCTTAGCCAAAGCATTTGGTATTGGATTGTTTGCTATTATTTCGGCCATTGCATTTGCAACCATTCTGGGTACAGTCAGTGGACTAATTGTAGCTTCATCAGGTGCTATTGCTCACGATTTAATTGATCGTTACATGGGTAAACAACTAACTGATGATGCAAAAGTTCGTGCTGGTAAAATTGCAGCATTTGCTGTAGGTTGTGTAGCTATTGTACTGGGTATATTATTCCGAGGAATGAATGTCTCCTTCCTTGTAGGTTGGGCATTTGCTGTTGCAGCATCTGCAAACTTACCTGCGATCTTGATGTTATTGTTCTGGAAAAAGACCACTGCAAAAGGTATTGCTTCGTCAATAGTTGTTGGTATTATTTCAGCATTAGGAATCATTATTACCGGACCAACCATTAGTAAGCAGTTTTTCGGAACTGATGGTTTACACGGTCTCGATGCTCCTGCTATTATTTCCTTTACACTTGCCTTACTTACTTTAATTGTCGTTTCACTTTTTACACAAAAAGACAATAAAGATTTAGTTCAGGGAACACCGTAA
- a CDS encoding GntR family transcriptional regulator codes for MIKLGEYNVLKAIRRTDNGFYLADTEGVEVLLPNAYVSEELKEEDEIGVFVYKDSEDRPVATTLYPKIMLGEFACLKVINVNNIGAFMDWGLPKDLLCPFAEQRTEMLEGRSYIVYLLLDEKSDRLIATAKVNAHFETENIELEVGQEVDLLIAGKSDMGYKCVINQKYVGLIFANETFQKMRLGLETKGYVKNIREDKKIDISLQQESYKNIEPNSLFILEFLKENEGFSNITDKTDTIVIKEIFQMSKKSFKRAIGTLYKQKLIRIEEDGIYLVK; via the coding sequence ATGATAAAATTGGGAGAATACAATGTTTTAAAAGCAATTCGAAGAACCGATAATGGTTTTTATTTGGCTGATACAGAAGGGGTAGAAGTGCTTTTACCCAATGCGTATGTGAGCGAAGAATTGAAGGAAGAAGATGAAATTGGCGTTTTTGTTTATAAAGATTCTGAAGACAGACCTGTTGCCACTACACTTTATCCCAAAATAATGCTTGGTGAATTTGCTTGTCTTAAAGTGATTAATGTCAATAATATTGGTGCATTTATGGATTGGGGCTTACCCAAAGATTTGCTTTGCCCCTTTGCCGAACAACGCACTGAAATGTTGGAAGGCAGGAGTTATATCGTTTATTTGCTTTTAGATGAAAAGTCGGATCGATTGATAGCAACAGCCAAGGTGAATGCTCATTTTGAAACAGAAAATATTGAATTGGAAGTAGGGCAGGAGGTTGATTTATTAATTGCCGGCAAAAGTGATATGGGGTATAAATGCGTTATCAATCAGAAATATGTTGGATTGATATTCGCAAATGAGACTTTTCAGAAAATGCGATTGGGTTTGGAAACCAAAGGTTATGTCAAGAACATTAGGGAGGATAAAAAAATTGATATCAGTCTACAACAAGAATCCTATAAAAATATTGAACCCAATTCCCTTTTCATACTCGAATTTTTGAAAGAGAATGAGGGATTTAGTAATATTACTGACAAAACAGATACGATTGTTATCAAGGAAATATTCCAAATGAGTAAGAAATCATTTAAAAGAGCAATTGGAACCTTGTATAAGCAAAAGCTAATTCGAATAGAAGAAGACGGTATTTATCTTGTCAAGTAG
- a CDS encoding T9SS type A sorting domain-containing protein, whose amino-acid sequence MKYIFEFGALLFSLSSFGQWNEVHVDVSDEWYKVETFENEVIFLLAMNKVAKSTDGGANWIYYSPSHAGYFTGMTFINAQTGWLSSSFGEIVFTNDSGANWTIIQTVAAYWKDIFFINNTHGWASSNAGEIFKTIDGGSNWTKEFQKIGEIAENVFFTDELNGWFCTYEGSSFRTTDGGYSWTEIINQSVYRVYFSNQLNGWGVDYFGNVLKTSDGGIYWDIMSTNFSWQLSHAKYISAYEGWAVGGSDCSGGICIPYHKILYTKDGGQTWSSQDVSTATSNMRINDIDFINTGNNNYSVYVCGGKGKLWVNHHQLSSIEKSLVNSRLSIKHEFDNIRLESEETIDRIDIMNLEGKIIQSFTGVRNNSISTQQFGRGVYILAIYLQDGIDYYKFIK is encoded by the coding sequence ATGAAATATATTTTCGAATTTGGAGCATTATTATTTAGCCTCAGTAGTTTTGGTCAATGGAACGAAGTCCATGTGGATGTGAGTGATGAGTGGTATAAAGTGGAAACATTCGAAAATGAAGTCATTTTTTTGCTTGCCATGAACAAAGTGGCCAAAAGCACAGATGGAGGTGCCAACTGGATTTACTATTCTCCTTCTCATGCTGGTTATTTTACCGGAATGACTTTCATCAATGCCCAAACTGGCTGGTTGTCATCCTCCTTTGGAGAGATTGTTTTTACAAATGACAGCGGAGCAAACTGGACAATCATTCAGACAGTAGCAGCCTATTGGAAAGATATATTCTTCATTAATAATACGCATGGATGGGCATCTTCCAATGCAGGAGAAATATTCAAAACCATAGATGGAGGTAGTAATTGGACGAAAGAATTTCAAAAAATAGGTGAAATTGCTGAAAACGTATTCTTTACTGATGAACTGAATGGTTGGTTTTGCACCTATGAAGGAAGCTCTTTTCGAACAACAGATGGTGGATACTCATGGACAGAGATAATAAATCAGTCTGTTTATAGAGTATATTTTTCAAATCAACTGAATGGCTGGGGAGTCGATTATTTTGGGAATGTATTGAAAACTTCAGATGGTGGCATTTATTGGGATATCATGTCAACCAATTTTAGCTGGCAATTGAGTCATGCAAAATATATTTCTGCCTACGAAGGTTGGGCTGTTGGTGGAAGCGATTGCAGTGGAGGCATTTGCATTCCCTATCATAAAATACTATATACAAAAGATGGAGGACAAACATGGTCGAGCCAGGATGTTAGCACAGCAACCAGCAATATGCGTATTAACGACATAGATTTCATTAACACAGGAAATAATAATTATTCAGTTTATGTGTGCGGAGGAAAAGGCAAATTGTGGGTTAATCATCATCAACTTTCTTCCATTGAAAAATCGCTAGTAAACTCAAGATTAAGTATAAAACACGAATTTGATAACATTCGATTGGAAAGTGAGGAAACAATTGATCGCATTGACATTATGAATCTTGAAGGAAAAATTATACAATCTTTTACTGGGGTTAGAAATAATAGTATTAGCACACAGCAATTCGGCAGGGGTGTTTATATTTTAGCAATCTATCTTCAAGATGGAATCGACTATTATAAATTTATCAAGTAA